The following is a genomic window from Candidatus Desulfatibia profunda.
GGCCTGATTCTCTGAGCATAAGAATAGCGGCTTCTTTGATGGCCCACTTGAGGTGAGCGTTGCCGATTTTTTTGTTGGATTTTCCGGCCCATTTGCCGTCGGATTCTTTGACCGGTTTAATCAGACGAGCATAGGACGAAAAATCCTGCACCCTTGGGAACCGTTTGATATTTTGGATCTCATACAAGATTACCAGGCCCAGGATTGGTCCCACACCTGGGATGGATCGCAAAAGGTAAAGGGTTTGGTAATCGTGCTGCCGGGCGGTTTTTTCGATGTACCATTCGAGCTGGGCGAGAATTTGGTTGAGAGAATCGATCATTGCCAGATCGACCTCGACGCTTTTTTTGACCGCCGGATCTTCGAAGCGCTCGGCAACGCCCTCTCGATTGTATTTTCGAGAGATCTTTTTGGCAAACGCCGGCAGGTTGTATTGGGTATTGGTATTATGGATATGGGCGACCAATTCCCCACAACGCCGGGAGATGTACATGCGGCGGCGCAGCAGATCTCTGGTGGCGCGCCACTCTGCCGGATACGGATATGCGGTTGGAAAATTGCCGCCTTTAAGCAATAATGCAATT
Proteins encoded in this region:
- a CDS encoding IS110 family transposase, whose translation is MRFYNQQHKYYCGIDLHARKMYVCIIDQKGKTHVHQNIKTDPELLFELVFPYIDDIVIGVECVFCWYWVADLCSEHKIPFVLGHALYMKAIHGGKTKNDKIDSYKIALLLKGGNFPTAYPYPAEWRATRDLLRRRMYISRRCGELVAHIHNTNTQYNLPAFAKKISRKYNREGVAERFEDPAVKKSVEVDLAMIDSLNQILAQLEWYIEKTARQHDYQTLYLLRSIPGVGPILGLVILYEIQNIKRFPRVQDFSSYARLIKPVKESDGKWAGKSNKKIGNAHLKWAIKEAAILMLRESG